One window from the genome of Pseudonocardia hierapolitana encodes:
- a CDS encoding DUF1684 domain-containing protein: MTTPVTETYRADWDAWRAGWEQWLAQPHNWLSAVAVNWLDDTPRRFGGTPGLWWQDGDQVMIDPDGTTMAFDGTEFTEVRTFNLADGPDDQRVTAGDLQIGISYREGYHIITYDPSAPARKAFDGVPTFEPNPDWIITGRFEAFDSDQPLALATVGWREHDHLSPGVVHFEHDGTPYELQVIASAGRHTTVFADGTSGDTTYPAGRALDIPAPAADGTVTLDFNRAVNLPCAFGGFFPICPTPPAGNRYPFRIEAGEKTPAK, encoded by the coding sequence ATGACAACCCCCGTGACCGAGACCTATCGCGCCGACTGGGACGCGTGGCGGGCCGGCTGGGAGCAGTGGCTCGCACAGCCCCACAACTGGCTGTCCGCCGTGGCCGTGAACTGGCTCGACGACACCCCACGCCGATTCGGTGGGACGCCCGGCCTGTGGTGGCAGGACGGCGACCAGGTGATGATCGACCCCGACGGCACCACCATGGCGTTCGACGGGACCGAGTTCACCGAGGTCCGTACGTTCAACCTGGCCGACGGGCCGGATGACCAGCGGGTCACCGCGGGCGATCTCCAGATCGGGATCAGCTACCGCGAGGGCTACCACATCATCACCTACGACCCGAGCGCTCCGGCGCGGAAGGCGTTCGACGGCGTGCCGACGTTCGAGCCGAACCCGGACTGGATCATCACCGGCCGGTTCGAGGCGTTCGACTCCGACCAGCCGCTCGCCCTGGCCACCGTGGGCTGGCGAGAACACGACCACCTCTCGCCCGGTGTGGTGCACTTCGAGCACGACGGCACCCCGTACGAGCTGCAGGTCATCGCCTCCGCCGGACGGCACACCACCGTCTTCGCCGACGGCACCAGCGGCGACACCACGTACCCGGCCGGTCGGGCCCTCGACATCCCGGCCCCGGCCGCCGACGGCACCGTCACGCTCGACTTCAACCGGGCCGTCAACCTCCCGTGCGCCTTCGGCGGCTTCTTCCCGATCTGCCCCACCCCGCCTGCGGGGAACCGCTACCCGTTCCGGATCGAGGCGGGCGAGAAGACGCCCGCGAAGTAG
- the trxB gene encoding thioredoxin-disulfide reductase: MSEPRDVIIIGSGPSGYSAAIYAARAALRPLVFEGSVTAGGALVNTTEVENFPGFPDGVMGPALMADMRDQAARFGAELVTDDVVGVDLDGDVKTVRTDTRTYTARTVILATGSRYKKLGLPREDELSGRGVSWCATCDGFFFREKAIAVVGGGDSAIEEATFLTRFGRKVYLLHRRDELRASKIMQERAFADPKLEIVWNAEVAEILGQHAVDGLTLRDTATGETRRLDVSGLFIAIGHEPRSELFQGQVDIDENGYVRVSHPTTATSRPGVFAAGDLVDHRYRQAITAAGTGAAAALDAERGTSAGCSSAPAPRAH; the protein is encoded by the coding sequence ATGTCAGAACCACGTGACGTGATCATCATCGGCTCCGGACCGTCGGGGTACTCAGCCGCCATCTACGCCGCCCGCGCCGCCCTCCGGCCGCTGGTCTTCGAGGGCTCGGTCACCGCAGGCGGAGCGCTCGTCAACACCACCGAGGTCGAGAACTTCCCCGGATTTCCCGACGGCGTCATGGGACCAGCGCTCATGGCGGACATGCGCGACCAGGCCGCGCGGTTCGGCGCCGAACTCGTGACGGACGACGTCGTCGGCGTCGACCTCGACGGTGACGTGAAGACCGTCCGGACCGACACCCGGACCTACACCGCCCGCACCGTCATACTGGCCACGGGCTCGCGGTACAAGAAGCTCGGCCTCCCCCGCGAGGACGAGCTGTCCGGCCGTGGCGTCTCGTGGTGCGCGACCTGCGACGGCTTCTTCTTCCGGGAGAAGGCCATCGCCGTGGTCGGTGGCGGCGACTCCGCCATCGAAGAGGCCACGTTCCTGACCCGCTTCGGCAGGAAGGTCTACCTGCTGCACCGTCGCGACGAGCTCCGCGCGTCGAAGATCATGCAGGAGCGGGCCTTCGCCGACCCCAAGCTGGAGATCGTGTGGAACGCCGAGGTCGCCGAGATCCTCGGCCAGCACGCGGTCGACGGACTCACCCTGCGTGACACCGCGACGGGCGAGACGCGACGGCTCGACGTGTCGGGCCTGTTCATCGCGATCGGCCACGAGCCGCGCTCGGAGCTCTTCCAGGGGCAGGTCGACATCGACGAGAACGGCTACGTGCGCGTCTCGCACCCCACGACCGCCACCAGCCGCCCGGGCGTCTTCGCCGCGGGGGACCTGGTCGACCACCGCTACCGCCAGGCGATCACCGCCGCCGGTACCGGTGCGGCCGCTGCCCTGGACGCCGAACGCGGCACATCAGCGGGTTGCTCGTCGGCGCCCGCCCCACGGGCGCACTGA
- a CDS encoding SDR family NAD(P)-dependent oxidoreductase, translating into MATNEKVWFITGASRGFGRIWTEAALRRGDLVAASARDPRSLDDLSAIHGDALLPLRLDVTDRNAVFEAVRRAADGFGRLDVVVNNAGYGHFGAVEELTEADIRAQMETNFFGALWVLQAALPIMREQGRGHLVNVTSEGGVRAYPGIGAYHASKWALEGLSESLVKEVRDLGIRVTNVEPGPYGTGWLEVGSRHSTPIAAYDRLRPDAAAFEVGDPAATASALFAVVDADEPPLRVFFGRSFEPVREEHMARIAEWERWQDVALSAFGTTTAAR; encoded by the coding sequence ATGGCAACGAACGAGAAGGTCTGGTTCATCACCGGCGCATCCCGCGGCTTCGGCCGCATCTGGACCGAAGCGGCACTCCGGCGCGGGGATCTGGTCGCCGCTTCCGCGCGCGATCCTCGTTCCCTCGACGACCTCTCCGCGATCCACGGCGACGCACTGCTGCCGCTCCGCCTCGACGTCACGGACCGCAACGCGGTGTTCGAAGCGGTCCGCCGGGCCGCCGACGGGTTCGGCCGGCTGGACGTGGTGGTGAACAACGCGGGCTACGGGCACTTCGGCGCGGTCGAGGAGCTCACCGAGGCCGACATCCGCGCCCAGATGGAGACGAACTTCTTCGGCGCGCTCTGGGTGCTGCAGGCCGCTCTCCCGATCATGCGCGAGCAGGGCCGCGGGCACCTGGTCAACGTCACCAGCGAGGGCGGGGTCCGGGCCTACCCCGGCATCGGCGCCTACCACGCGTCGAAGTGGGCGTTGGAGGGGCTGAGCGAGTCCCTCGTGAAGGAGGTGCGCGACCTCGGGATCCGGGTGACCAACGTCGAGCCCGGCCCGTACGGCACGGGCTGGCTGGAGGTCGGTTCCCGGCACAGCACACCCATCGCCGCCTACGACCGGCTCCGGCCCGACGCGGCTGCCTTCGAGGTCGGCGATCCCGCGGCGACGGCCTCGGCGCTGTTCGCCGTCGTCGACGCCGACGAGCCGCCGCTGCGGGTCTTCTTCGGCAGGTCCTTCGAGCCGGTGCGCGAGGAGCACATGGCGCGGATCGCCGAATGGGAGCGCTGGCAGGATGTCGCCCTCTCGGCGTTCGGGACCACCACCGCGGCTCGCTGA
- a CDS encoding LysR family transcriptional regulator produces the protein MAEMTLVGLRVVHEVARQGSFSAAALSLGYTQSAVSRQVGAMESAAGTALFERLARGVRPTAAGEVMARRAARILGEVDGTLEEVSGVRDRLAGRLVISGFPAAAAVLLPRAIALLGQRHPDLQVELQEAASPVQLRRLRAGRIEVAVVAAGEAVPERDLAGLRHETVVIPRGPGIAVAIGHRLTDREVVTVADLADETWIVGTGPVGEPQFGPWPGLDRPRVGHAVRNWPARFGLVAAGLGITRVPGLAADSVPRDLRWLPVHDPAMSSRGSLEIVTADSPSTAARAMLQAVRTEAARMVS, from the coding sequence ATGGCCGAGATGACGCTCGTCGGGCTCCGCGTCGTTCACGAGGTCGCGCGGCAGGGCTCGTTCAGCGCCGCGGCGCTCTCACTGGGCTACACGCAGTCCGCGGTGTCCCGGCAGGTCGGGGCCATGGAGTCGGCAGCAGGCACCGCCCTGTTCGAGCGCCTCGCCCGGGGCGTGCGGCCCACGGCGGCGGGAGAGGTCATGGCCCGGCGCGCGGCACGGATCCTCGGCGAGGTCGACGGGACGCTGGAGGAGGTCTCCGGGGTGCGCGACCGGCTGGCCGGTCGCCTGGTGATCTCGGGCTTCCCCGCCGCCGCAGCGGTCCTGCTGCCCCGTGCGATCGCCCTGCTCGGGCAGCGCCATCCCGATCTCCAGGTGGAGCTGCAGGAGGCAGCGAGCCCGGTCCAGCTGCGACGCCTGCGGGCCGGGCGGATCGAGGTCGCGGTGGTGGCGGCGGGCGAGGCGGTGCCGGAGCGGGATCTGGCCGGGCTCCGCCACGAGACGGTGGTGATCCCGCGTGGCCCCGGGATCGCCGTGGCGATCGGCCACCGGCTGACGGACCGGGAGGTGGTCACCGTCGCCGACCTGGCCGACGAGACCTGGATCGTGGGGACCGGCCCGGTGGGCGAGCCGCAGTTCGGGCCGTGGCCGGGGCTCGACCGGCCTCGGGTCGGCCACGCGGTGCGCAACTGGCCCGCGCGGTTCGGGCTGGTCGCCGCCGGTCTGGGAATCACCCGGGTTCCGGGGCTCGCCGCGGACTCCGTCCCGCGCGACCTGCGATGGCTGCCCGTCCACGACCCGGCGATGAGCTCGCGCGGGTCGCTCGAGATCGTGACCGCAGACTCACCATCAACGGCTGCACGAGCGATGCTCCAGGCCGTTCGCACGGAGGCGGCGCGAATGGTGTCGTAG
- a CDS encoding thioredoxin domain-containing protein: MPNRLASATSPYLLQHAGNPIDWWEWSDEAFAEAARRDVPVLLSVGYAACHWCHVMAHESFEDPATAEQVNSDFVAIKVDREERPDIDAVYMAATQAMTGQGGWPMTCFLTPAGEPFHCGTYYPPTPRGGMPGFRQLLDAVTTAWREDGARVRGAAGEIAARLSDSAAAVLPSAGIDTDLLERAAAALEAQFDPRAGGFGGAPKFPPSMALEFLLRRHERVGGDEVPGAVSVTCERMARGGMYDQLAGGFARYSVDAGWVVPHFEKMLYDNALLLRVYAHLARVSSDPLARRITEETAAFLLRDLRTAEGGLASALDADTEGVEGLTYAWTPQQLRDVLGDEDGKWAADLLTVTETGTFEHGSSTLQLLADPDDPARWERVRGALLAARAQRPQPARDDKVVTSWNGMAILALAEAGAALGRPEWVAAAAETADLLLRLHVVDGRLRRSSRGGKVGTAAGVLEDHGCLADGLLALHQATGEPRWLAAATDLLDTALAHFADPDQPGSFFDTADDAEALLHRPRDVTDNASPCGASSLASALLTASVLVAEPDRYRSAAEAALRSAGFLAEKHPRFAGHWLTAAEAMVRGPLQVAVVGAEGDPGREQLLAHARRLAAGGTVVVPGPPDAPGVPLLADRPLVDGAAAAYVCRGFVCDRPAATVEELTASLLLRP, encoded by the coding sequence ATGCCGAACCGCCTGGCCTCGGCCACCAGCCCGTACCTGCTCCAGCACGCCGGCAACCCCATCGACTGGTGGGAGTGGTCCGACGAGGCCTTCGCCGAGGCCGCGCGCCGGGATGTGCCGGTGCTGCTCTCGGTGGGGTACGCCGCGTGCCACTGGTGCCACGTGATGGCGCACGAGTCGTTCGAGGACCCGGCCACGGCCGAGCAGGTCAACAGCGACTTCGTGGCGATCAAGGTGGACCGCGAGGAACGACCCGACATCGACGCGGTCTACATGGCCGCCACGCAGGCCATGACCGGTCAGGGCGGCTGGCCGATGACGTGCTTCCTCACCCCGGCCGGGGAGCCGTTCCACTGCGGCACCTACTACCCGCCCACCCCGAGGGGCGGGATGCCGGGATTCCGCCAGCTCCTCGACGCCGTCACCACCGCATGGCGGGAGGACGGTGCCCGCGTGCGCGGAGCGGCCGGCGAGATCGCGGCACGGCTCTCCGACAGCGCCGCCGCCGTGCTGCCCTCCGCGGGGATCGACACCGACCTGCTGGAACGTGCCGCGGCCGCCCTCGAGGCGCAGTTCGACCCGCGGGCAGGCGGGTTCGGTGGCGCGCCGAAGTTCCCGCCGTCGATGGCGCTGGAGTTCCTGCTGCGTCGCCACGAGCGCGTGGGCGGCGACGAGGTGCCGGGGGCCGTCTCGGTGACGTGCGAGCGGATGGCCCGCGGCGGGATGTACGACCAGCTGGCCGGCGGGTTCGCCCGCTACAGCGTGGACGCAGGCTGGGTGGTGCCGCACTTCGAGAAGATGCTCTACGACAACGCCCTGCTGCTGCGGGTCTACGCGCACCTGGCGCGGGTCTCGTCGGACCCGCTCGCCCGGCGGATCACCGAGGAGACCGCGGCCTTCCTGCTGCGTGACCTGCGCACCGCCGAGGGTGGCCTCGCCTCCGCCCTCGACGCCGACACCGAGGGCGTCGAGGGACTCACCTACGCCTGGACTCCCCAGCAGTTGCGGGACGTGCTCGGCGACGAGGACGGCAAGTGGGCGGCCGACCTGCTCACCGTCACCGAGACCGGGACCTTCGAGCACGGCTCGTCCACCCTGCAGTTGCTCGCCGACCCCGATGACCCGGCCCGTTGGGAGCGGGTGCGCGGCGCACTGCTGGCCGCCAGGGCGCAGCGGCCGCAGCCCGCCCGTGACGACAAGGTCGTCACGTCCTGGAACGGGATGGCGATCCTCGCGCTCGCCGAGGCGGGGGCGGCCCTCGGTCGTCCCGAATGGGTGGCCGCCGCGGCGGAGACCGCCGACCTGCTGCTGCGGTTGCACGTGGTGGACGGGCGGCTGCGGCGCTCGTCGCGGGGCGGGAAGGTGGGCACAGCGGCCGGGGTGCTGGAGGACCACGGCTGCCTCGCCGACGGGCTGCTCGCGCTGCACCAGGCCACCGGCGAGCCGCGCTGGCTCGCCGCCGCAACGGACCTGCTCGACACGGCGCTCGCGCACTTCGCCGATCCGGATCAGCCGGGCTCGTTCTTCGACACCGCCGACGACGCCGAGGCGCTGCTGCACCGGCCGCGCGACGTCACCGACAACGCCTCGCCGTGCGGCGCGTCGTCCCTCGCGTCGGCGTTGCTCACGGCATCGGTGCTGGTGGCGGAGCCGGACCGGTACCGATCCGCCGCCGAGGCCGCCCTGCGTTCTGCGGGCTTCCTCGCGGAGAAGCACCCGCGCTTCGCCGGCCACTGGCTCACGGCGGCCGAGGCGATGGTGCGAGGCCCGCTCCAGGTCGCGGTCGTCGGGGCGGAGGGCGACCCGGGCCGGGAGCAGCTGCTCGCCCACGCCCGCCGGCTGGCCGCGGGTGGCACGGTCGTCGTGCCCGGACCGCCCGACGCCCCGGGCGTCCCCCTCCTCGCCGACCGTCCCCTCGTCGACGGCGCGGCCGCGGCCTACGTCTGCCGCGGGTTCGTCTGCGACCGGCCCGCCGCCACGGTGGAGGAGCTCACCGCGAGCCTCCTCCTGCGCCCCTGA
- the mca gene encoding mycothiol conjugate amidase Mca, producing MSSIHPSSAGPLRLMTVHAHPDDESSKGAATTARYVAEGHEVMVVTCTGGEAGSILNPAMDRPEVMENMAEIRRAEMSRAAEILGVEHRWLGFVDSGLPEGDPKPPLPDGCFATQPLDVATERLVRVVREFRPHVLVTYDENGGYPHPDHIRCHEISVAAFEAAGDPDRFPDSGAPWQPLKLYYSHGFSKKRMVAFHEALLSRGLESPYEEWLANWPADRADPADRVTTRVRCADWFETRDKALLAHETQIDPTSRWFSVPLEIQREIWPTEDYELVRSLVDTPTPEDDLFAGLRSPVAVRQAV from the coding sequence ATGTCCTCGATCCACCCGAGCAGTGCCGGCCCGCTGCGGCTCATGACGGTGCACGCGCACCCCGACGACGAGTCCAGCAAGGGCGCGGCCACCACGGCGCGCTACGTCGCCGAAGGCCACGAGGTCATGGTGGTCACATGCACCGGGGGCGAGGCAGGCAGCATCCTCAACCCGGCCATGGACCGCCCCGAGGTCATGGAGAACATGGCCGAGATCCGCCGGGCCGAGATGTCCCGCGCCGCCGAGATCCTCGGTGTGGAGCACCGGTGGCTCGGCTTCGTCGACTCCGGGCTGCCCGAGGGCGACCCCAAGCCACCGCTGCCCGATGGATGTTTCGCGACGCAGCCACTCGATGTCGCCACCGAGCGCCTGGTGCGGGTCGTCCGCGAGTTCCGGCCGCACGTGCTCGTCACCTACGACGAGAACGGGGGCTACCCGCACCCCGACCACATCCGCTGCCACGAGATCTCCGTGGCCGCCTTCGAGGCCGCGGGCGACCCCGACCGCTTCCCCGACTCGGGCGCGCCGTGGCAGCCGCTCAAGCTGTACTACTCCCACGGGTTCTCCAAGAAGCGGATGGTGGCATTCCACGAGGCGCTGCTGTCCCGTGGCCTGGAGTCGCCCTACGAGGAGTGGCTCGCGAACTGGCCCGCCGACCGGGCCGACCCCGCCGATCGGGTCACCACCCGGGTGCGCTGTGCCGACTGGTTCGAGACCCGCGACAAGGCGCTGCTCGCCCACGAGACGCAGATCGACCCCACGAGCCGGTGGTTCTCCGTGCCGCTGGAGATCCAGCGCGAGATCTGGCCCACCGAGGACTACGAGCTCGTCCGCAGCCTGGTCGACACGCCCACCCCTGAGGACGACCTGTTCGCGGGGCTCCGCTCGCCTGTGGCGGTGCGGCAGGCGGTGTGA